Proteins encoded in a region of the Mycolicibacterium chitae genome:
- a CDS encoding acyl-CoA synthetase, which yields MTQWTLGAVLDAIAEVVPERTMTVCGQRRSTFAETAERTRRLANFLAARGFGAHRERAGLSNWECGQDRVALLMHNDLYPDMVLACLKARVVPVNVNYHYTPREVAELFEYLTPRGVIYHRSLGAQFAEILPGAAELMISIDDGSAAPELPGAVRLDDALVAGATDATPTGSPDDLIMVCTGGTTGRPKGVLWRQADMYVASMNGADHQAVSEIHDKVQHLGAPWFAVSPLMHAAGLWTAFSAVLSGQTVVLHDTSKRFDPRAVLQTAEREKVGLMTMVGDAYAGPIVAELDSNSYDLGSLFAIGTGGAGTNLKNQQALLEHLPNVTLINGYGSSETGNMGFGHNQRGNHTETFTFRDGGLVLAEDYSRFLEPGEDQIGWVARRGRIPLGYYGDADATAKTFPEVDGLRVVISGDRAAIEADGTLRLYGRDSLVVNTGGEKVFVEEVEEVLRAHAEVADAVVIGRPSERWGQEVVALVHLRGDASAGADELHDQCAAALARFKVPKEFLFVEQVRRLGNGKADYRWAKEAALQSVSALQGEG from the coding sequence ATGACGCAATGGACGCTCGGCGCCGTACTCGATGCCATCGCCGAGGTGGTGCCCGAGCGCACCATGACGGTGTGCGGGCAGCGCCGCAGTACGTTCGCCGAGACCGCGGAGCGCACCCGTAGACTGGCCAACTTCCTGGCCGCCCGGGGCTTCGGGGCGCACCGCGAGCGCGCCGGGCTGTCCAACTGGGAGTGCGGGCAGGACCGGGTGGCCCTGCTCATGCACAACGACCTGTACCCGGACATGGTGCTCGCCTGCCTCAAGGCGCGCGTCGTCCCGGTCAACGTCAACTACCACTACACCCCGCGTGAGGTCGCCGAACTCTTCGAGTACCTCACTCCGCGCGGCGTCATCTACCACCGGTCCCTGGGCGCGCAGTTCGCCGAGATCCTGCCCGGCGCAGCCGAGTTGATGATCTCGATCGACGACGGCAGCGCCGCCCCGGAACTGCCGGGTGCGGTCCGACTCGACGACGCCTTGGTCGCCGGTGCCACCGACGCGACACCCACCGGGTCACCGGACGACCTGATCATGGTGTGCACCGGTGGCACCACCGGCCGCCCCAAGGGCGTGTTGTGGCGGCAGGCCGACATGTACGTCGCCTCGATGAACGGCGCCGATCACCAGGCGGTCAGCGAGATCCACGACAAGGTCCAGCATCTGGGCGCCCCGTGGTTCGCGGTCTCGCCGCTGATGCACGCGGCCGGGTTGTGGACAGCCTTCTCGGCGGTGCTCAGCGGACAGACGGTGGTGCTGCACGACACCTCGAAGCGGTTCGACCCGCGCGCGGTGTTGCAGACGGCCGAGCGGGAGAAGGTCGGGCTGATGACGATGGTCGGCGACGCCTACGCCGGTCCCATCGTGGCCGAACTCGACAGCAACAGCTACGACCTGGGATCGCTGTTCGCGATCGGCACCGGCGGCGCCGGCACCAATCTCAAGAATCAGCAGGCCCTGCTCGAACATCTGCCCAACGTCACCCTGATCAACGGCTACGGTTCCTCGGAGACCGGCAACATGGGTTTCGGGCACAACCAGCGCGGCAACCACACCGAGACGTTCACCTTCCGCGACGGCGGCCTGGTGCTCGCCGAGGACTACAGCCGCTTCCTGGAACCGGGGGAGGACCAGATCGGCTGGGTCGCGCGCAGGGGCCGAATCCCGTTGGGGTACTACGGTGACGCCGACGCGACCGCCAAGACCTTCCCGGAGGTCGACGGCCTGCGGGTGGTGATCTCCGGGGATCGGGCCGCCATCGAAGCCGACGGCACCCTGCGGCTTTACGGACGCGACTCGCTGGTGGTGAACACCGGCGGCGAGAAGGTGTTCGTCGAGGAGGTCGAGGAGGTGCTGCGCGCGCACGCCGAGGTCGCCGACGCGGTGGTGATCGGCCGCCCCAGCGAACGGTGGGGGCAGGAGGTCGTCGCCCTGGTGCACCTGCGCGGCGACGCGAGCGCCGGGGCCGACGAGTTGCACGATCAGTGCGCTGCCGCGCTGGCGCGGTTCAAGGTGCCCAAGGAGTTCCTGTTCGTCGAGCAGGTCCGCAGACTGGGCAACGGCAAGGCCGACTACCGCTGGGCCAAAGAGGCGGCGCTGCAATCGGTATCGGCTCTACAAGGCGAGGGATGA
- a CDS encoding amidohydrolase family protein, whose amino-acid sequence MTQSEPGSRAIDCLVNVHFGETEVQPKFMTKVRDDYFKGPKSMFDPVDLSELIDEMDEHGVVKAILMDNLAKPSVTARKFVEAKPERFALAMGGVNLLRPVASLRELTAVAADLPVAYSIVGPSFWGDGQYPPSDAVYYPLYAKCAEMGLPLCVNTGIPGPPIPGEVQNPIHLDRVCVRFPELKLCMVHGADPWWDIAIRMLIKYENLRLMTSAWSPKRLPDSLLHYMRTRGSGKVIFASDWPVLRQHRVVPEAKALDLPAEALDNYLYNNAEQFFFETQEQ is encoded by the coding sequence ATGACACAGAGCGAACCCGGCTCCCGGGCCATCGACTGTCTGGTCAACGTGCACTTCGGTGAGACCGAGGTGCAACCGAAGTTCATGACCAAGGTCCGGGACGACTACTTCAAGGGCCCCAAGTCCATGTTCGACCCCGTGGATCTCTCCGAGTTGATCGACGAGATGGATGAGCACGGTGTGGTCAAGGCCATCCTGATGGACAACCTGGCCAAACCGTCGGTGACGGCCCGGAAGTTCGTCGAGGCCAAGCCCGAGCGGTTCGCCCTGGCGATGGGCGGGGTGAACCTGCTCCGTCCGGTGGCCTCTCTGCGCGAGCTCACCGCGGTGGCCGCCGACCTCCCGGTGGCGTACTCCATTGTGGGACCCAGCTTCTGGGGCGACGGTCAGTATCCGCCGAGCGACGCCGTGTACTACCCGCTGTACGCGAAGTGCGCGGAGATGGGCCTGCCGCTGTGCGTCAACACCGGCATCCCCGGCCCGCCGATCCCCGGCGAGGTGCAGAACCCGATCCACCTGGACCGGGTGTGCGTGCGGTTCCCCGAACTGAAGCTGTGCATGGTGCACGGCGCGGATCCGTGGTGGGACATCGCGATTCGGATGCTCATCAAGTACGAGAACCTGCGGCTGATGACCTCGGCGTGGTCGCCCAAGCGACTGCCCGATTCGCTGCTGCATTACATGCGGACTCGCGGCAGCGGCAAGGTGATCTTCGCCTCGGACTGGCCGGTGCTGCGCCAACACCGCGTGGTGCCCGAGGCCAAGGCCCTCGACCTTCCGGCCGAGGCGCTGGACAACTACCTGTACAACAACGCCGAGCAGTTCTTCTTCGAGACCCAGGAGCAGTAA
- a CDS encoding acyl-CoA dehydrogenase family protein gives MDRYELRRLDYSLSEDHQDLQTAYRQFFETHSTIEVVWAAEETGFDKSLWERLCATGATSMALGEDVGGDGATMVDLALVAEELGRAVAPVPWIDHVCAARLWARLGGSKDDLADAVAGTQLLAFDAQGTGAPGPRLIAAAAVADRIVARDGDDVVLLSYDARPDRVDNLGRLPMAWVDPAAADRRTVLGSGPAAIAEYQRALDEWQVLTAAALAGLVEQTMNIAAEFAKNRYTLGVPISTLQAISHPLANMAITVQGGRNLARRAAWFLDNEPDERPELPGCAFVFMAEESPKAATMAVHIQGGLGVSVEAAATAYLVRARGWALAGGDPGDTAKHVAQIVADREAAPA, from the coding sequence ATGGACCGTTACGAGTTGCGGAGGCTGGACTACAGCCTCAGCGAGGACCACCAGGATCTGCAGACGGCGTACCGGCAGTTCTTCGAGACCCACAGCACCATCGAGGTGGTCTGGGCCGCCGAGGAAACCGGGTTCGACAAGAGCCTGTGGGAACGCCTGTGCGCGACCGGTGCGACCTCCATGGCACTCGGCGAGGACGTCGGCGGCGACGGCGCCACGATGGTGGACCTGGCCCTGGTGGCCGAGGAGTTGGGCCGCGCGGTGGCGCCGGTGCCCTGGATCGACCACGTGTGTGCCGCCCGACTGTGGGCGCGCCTCGGCGGCAGCAAGGACGACCTGGCCGACGCCGTCGCGGGCACCCAACTGCTGGCCTTCGACGCGCAGGGCACCGGTGCCCCGGGACCCCGGCTGATCGCCGCCGCGGCGGTGGCCGATCGGATCGTCGCCCGCGACGGCGACGACGTGGTGCTGCTGAGCTACGACGCCCGGCCGGACCGGGTGGACAACCTCGGACGGCTGCCCATGGCCTGGGTGGACCCCGCGGCCGCCGACCGGCGCACGGTCCTGGGCTCGGGTCCGGCCGCAATCGCCGAATATCAACGCGCGCTGGATGAATGGCAGGTGCTGACCGCCGCGGCGCTGGCCGGTCTGGTGGAGCAGACGATGAACATCGCGGCCGAGTTCGCCAAGAACCGTTACACCCTGGGCGTGCCGATCTCCACGCTGCAGGCCATCTCGCATCCGTTGGCCAACATGGCGATCACCGTGCAGGGCGGGCGCAACCTCGCCCGGCGCGCGGCCTGGTTCCTGGACAACGAGCCCGACGAGCGGCCCGAGTTGCCCGGCTGCGCCTTCGTGTTCATGGCCGAGGAATCCCCCAAGGCCGCCACCATGGCCGTTCACATCCAGGGCGGGCTCGGCGTCTCGGTCGAGGCCGCGGCCACGGCCTACCTCGTTCGTGCGCGCGGCTGGGCACTGGCCGGCGGCGACCCCGGCGACACCGCCAAACACGTCGCCCAGATCGTGGCCGACCGCGAAGCCGCCCCCGCGTAA
- a CDS encoding acyl-CoA dehydrogenase family protein — protein sequence MDFSTVELSDEDRAFRTEVREFLNTHVTDEVRRRDRETGDNFDEGVHLALGAAGYLEKEWKTEEDGGFTRVRRRIWQLEKRRAHVPWVTWGTTQLVARSVQASGKPELVDEVLPKVFSGHVRMCLGYTEPEGGSDIATCKTRAVRDGDQWVINGAKMFTTGAHNCQYVFLITNTDPEAPKHKSLSMFLVPLDLPGIEIQGIRTVDGDRTNIVYYSDVRVDDKYLLGEANGGWAVLRGPLDAEHGAVPSTPDGLDDVAIMAHQAGFMSAALDAVAASTTQPDARGRRRIDDGAVAYRLGRSAARLEAALSTPSIFGRVAQAQTMRDIGPDLMDLAGPASVLPIETDGTLDDGKSEYLYRFAPLAGIYGGTLEVFRNMIAQHVLGLGKPNYSPPKKKAS from the coding sequence ATGGATTTCAGCACTGTTGAGCTCAGCGACGAGGACCGGGCGTTTCGCACCGAGGTGCGCGAGTTCCTGAACACCCACGTCACCGACGAGGTCCGTCGCCGCGACCGGGAGACCGGCGACAACTTTGACGAGGGTGTGCATCTGGCCCTCGGGGCCGCGGGCTACCTGGAGAAGGAGTGGAAGACCGAGGAGGACGGCGGTTTCACTCGGGTCCGCCGTCGCATCTGGCAGTTGGAGAAGCGACGCGCACACGTCCCGTGGGTGACCTGGGGGACGACGCAGCTGGTGGCCCGCTCGGTGCAGGCCTCGGGCAAGCCGGAACTGGTCGACGAGGTGCTGCCGAAGGTGTTCAGCGGCCACGTCCGGATGTGCCTGGGCTACACCGAACCCGAGGGCGGCTCCGACATCGCCACCTGCAAGACCCGCGCGGTCCGCGACGGCGACCAGTGGGTCATTAACGGCGCCAAGATGTTCACCACCGGCGCCCACAACTGCCAATACGTCTTCCTGATCACCAACACCGATCCCGAGGCCCCGAAGCACAAGAGCCTGAGCATGTTCCTCGTGCCGTTGGACCTGCCGGGCATCGAGATCCAGGGCATCCGCACCGTCGACGGCGACCGGACCAACATCGTCTACTACAGCGACGTCCGCGTCGACGACAAGTATCTGCTGGGCGAGGCCAACGGCGGCTGGGCCGTGCTGCGCGGACCGCTGGACGCCGAGCACGGCGCGGTGCCGTCCACCCCGGATGGCCTCGATGACGTCGCGATCATGGCGCATCAGGCCGGTTTCATGTCCGCGGCGCTGGACGCGGTCGCGGCGTCGACCACGCAACCGGACGCCCGCGGCCGCCGCCGCATCGACGACGGCGCCGTGGCCTATCGGCTCGGCCGCAGCGCCGCCCGGCTGGAGGCCGCGCTGTCCACGCCCAGCATCTTCGGGCGGGTGGCCCAGGCGCAGACCATGCGTGACATCGGCCCGGACCTGATGGATCTCGCGGGGCCGGCGTCGGTGCTGCCGATCGAGACCGACGGCACCCTCGACGACGGGAAGTCGGAGTACCTGTACCGCTTCGCGCCGCTGGCCGGGATCTACGGCGGGACGTTGGAGGTGTTCCGCAACATGATCGCCCAGCATGTGTTGGGGCTGGGTAAGCCGAACTACTCCCCGCCGAAGAAGAAGGCGTCCTAG
- a CDS encoding CaiB/BaiF CoA transferase family protein yields MEGVRVLEVAQFTFVPAAGAILADWGADVIKVEHPVRGDTQRGFINMGGFQLDPNRHPLIEHPNRGKRSVGIDVSTPGGQEILYEIAKTADVFLTNYMPAQRQKNKFDVEHIRAVNPNIIYARGSAYGDKGPERDTGGFDGTAFWTRSGVGHALTPEAINGALSQGIPAFGDSIGGMNIAGGISAALFHRERTGETAEIDVSLLSTAWWAAGASVTQGLETGETMRSLMPGDVGSVNPLMANYQTSDGGTINLCIVSPTGYIRDTFEHLGLPELADDPRFSDVMPLIENAAAAAKLITEAIASKPFEYWRQHLKTMKGQWAPFQSLVDLGTDEQALANDMVVEVEAGDGGEPFKVVRGPVQFNHEALETTRAPQASEHTELVLMELGVDWDRIAELKDAGAIA; encoded by the coding sequence ATGGAGGGCGTTCGGGTCCTCGAGGTCGCACAGTTCACGTTCGTCCCGGCGGCCGGGGCCATCCTCGCCGACTGGGGCGCGGACGTCATCAAGGTGGAACACCCGGTCCGCGGGGACACCCAGCGTGGCTTCATCAACATGGGCGGGTTCCAACTCGACCCGAACCGGCATCCGCTGATCGAACACCCCAACCGGGGTAAGCGCAGCGTCGGCATCGACGTCTCGACCCCGGGCGGTCAGGAGATCCTCTACGAGATCGCCAAGACCGCCGATGTGTTCCTCACCAATTACATGCCCGCGCAGCGCCAGAAGAACAAGTTCGATGTTGAGCACATCCGCGCGGTCAACCCCAACATCATCTATGCCCGCGGCAGCGCCTACGGCGACAAAGGCCCCGAGCGCGACACCGGCGGCTTCGACGGCACCGCGTTCTGGACCCGCAGCGGGGTGGGGCACGCATTGACACCCGAGGCGATCAACGGCGCACTCTCGCAGGGGATCCCGGCGTTCGGCGACTCGATCGGCGGGATGAACATCGCGGGCGGCATCTCGGCGGCGCTGTTCCACCGGGAACGCACCGGCGAGACCGCCGAGATCGACGTGTCGCTGCTGAGCACCGCGTGGTGGGCCGCGGGCGCCAGCGTCACCCAGGGCTTGGAGACCGGCGAGACCATGCGCTCGCTGATGCCCGGCGACGTCGGCTCGGTCAACCCGCTGATGGCGAACTACCAGACCTCCGACGGCGGCACCATCAATTTGTGCATCGTCAGCCCCACGGGATATATCCGGGACACCTTCGAGCATCTCGGGCTGCCCGAACTGGCCGACGATCCGCGATTCAGCGATGTCATGCCGCTGATCGAGAACGCCGCGGCGGCCGCCAAGCTGATCACCGAGGCCATCGCGAGCAAGCCCTTCGAGTACTGGCGTCAGCACCTCAAGACCATGAAGGGCCAGTGGGCGCCGTTCCAGAGCCTGGTGGACCTGGGCACCGACGAGCAGGCGCTGGCCAACGACATGGTGGTCGAGGTCGAGGCCGGCGACGGCGGCGAGCCGTTCAAGGTGGTGCGCGGGCCGGTGCAGTTCAACCACGAGGCGCTGGAGACCACCCGCGCGCCGCAGGCCTCCGAGCACACCGAACTGGTGCTGATGGAACTGGGCGTGGACTGGGACCGGATCGCCGAGCTCAAGGACGCCGGGGCCATCGCCTGA
- a CDS encoding aldehyde dehydrogenase family protein, producing MTQTQSGTGILAGEQRMLIDGELRHTDGGALFDVVHPGNEEVVGQVADGTTADMGRAVGAARRAFDDTDWSRDLDFRYHCLMQLHAALERNKERLRRIVVTEVGCPISVTGSQIEDPIDEVRHWAEHGRDFEYLVDTGIHKAPMGTARRTISYEPVGVVGAITPWNVPFYLNIAETVPALMAGNTVVLKPAQLTPWSGSELGRIIAEETDIPAGVFNVVTSNANEVGAALSADPRVDMITFTGSTATGRAILAAAAPTVKRTMMELGGKSAHIVLDDAKLEKCLPMAAMVACVMSGQACIMASRILLPRSRYDEGIEILKAAMAATAVGDPWDPAMLQGPQISETQRQKVLGLIRSGIDSGARLITGGGVPEALPVGYYTQPTLLADVDPDSQVAQEEIFGPVLTVIPYDTDDQAVAIANNSIYGLSGEVTGVDTERAFCIARRLRTGNVTVNGRSHFGITSPFGGTKQSGLGRRNGAEGFKEYLESKTIGHPA from the coding sequence ATGACCCAAACACAGAGTGGCACCGGCATTCTCGCCGGTGAGCAGCGGATGCTCATCGACGGCGAACTGCGCCACACCGACGGGGGCGCGCTGTTCGACGTCGTGCACCCCGGCAACGAGGAGGTCGTCGGTCAGGTCGCCGACGGCACGACGGCCGACATGGGCCGCGCCGTCGGCGCGGCCCGGCGCGCGTTCGACGACACCGACTGGTCGCGCGATCTCGACTTCCGCTACCACTGCCTGATGCAGTTGCACGCGGCGCTGGAACGCAACAAGGAGCGCCTGCGGCGCATCGTCGTCACCGAGGTCGGCTGCCCGATCAGCGTGACCGGCAGTCAGATAGAGGACCCGATCGACGAGGTACGGCACTGGGCCGAGCACGGCCGCGACTTCGAGTACCTGGTCGACACCGGCATCCACAAGGCCCCGATGGGGACCGCCCGGCGGACCATCTCCTACGAACCCGTGGGCGTGGTCGGGGCGATCACCCCGTGGAACGTGCCGTTCTACCTCAACATCGCCGAGACGGTCCCCGCCCTGATGGCCGGCAACACCGTCGTCCTCAAACCCGCCCAGCTCACCCCCTGGTCGGGCAGCGAACTCGGCCGCATCATCGCCGAGGAAACCGACATCCCCGCCGGGGTGTTCAACGTCGTGACCTCGAATGCCAACGAGGTCGGCGCCGCCCTGAGCGCGGACCCGCGGGTGGATATGATCACCTTCACCGGCTCCACGGCCACCGGCCGCGCCATCCTCGCCGCGGCCGCGCCCACGGTGAAGCGCACCATGATGGAGCTGGGCGGCAAGTCCGCCCACATCGTGCTCGACGACGCGAAGCTCGAGAAGTGCCTGCCGATGGCGGCCATGGTCGCGTGCGTGATGTCGGGTCAGGCGTGCATCATGGCCAGCCGAATCCTGCTGCCGCGCAGCCGCTACGACGAGGGCATCGAAATCCTGAAGGCCGCCATGGCGGCCACCGCGGTGGGCGATCCGTGGGATCCGGCAATGCTGCAAGGCCCGCAGATCAGCGAGACCCAGCGGCAGAAGGTGCTCGGGCTGATCCGCTCCGGCATCGACTCCGGCGCGCGGCTGATCACTGGCGGCGGCGTCCCCGAGGCGCTGCCCGTCGGCTATTACACCCAGCCGACGCTGCTCGCCGACGTCGACCCGGACTCCCAGGTGGCGCAGGAAGAGATCTTCGGTCCGGTACTCACCGTGATCCCGTACGACACCGACGACCAGGCCGTCGCCATCGCCAACAACTCCATCTACGGGCTCTCCGGCGAAGTCACCGGGGTTGACACTGAACGCGCCTTTTGTATCGCCCGGCGGCTGCGTACCGGTAACGTGACGGTCAACGGACGAAGCCACTTCGGCATCACCAGTCCGTTCGGCGGCACCAAGCAGAGCGGCCTCGGCCGGCGCAACGGGGCCGAGGGGTTCAAGGAGTACCTGGAGAGCAAGACCATCGGGCACCCGGCGTAG
- a CDS encoding amidohydrolase family protein: MTSPRTSPSEQFRDAPIFDADQHMYETAEALTKYLPERYQRAVQYAQIGRQTRIIINNKVTDFIPNPTFERVAAPGAHEKFFAGRNTEGLTLREMQGKAIEAPAATRNPEDRVAELDRQGVVEALNYPTLASLVEHSSADDPQLTLAIIHALNQWMAEHWTFSYADRVFSTPILNLSEVDAAQRELEYILDQGAKVALIKPGPVNGLHGWRSPALPEFDPFWRDVEAAGLPIVLHASYPPLDDYVNSWEPPHTQNFMAQSAFRWMVLGHREIADMLTSLICHGTLTRFPKLRIASVENGSSWIFPLFNDFEDLVKKMPQNFPEHPHDVFRRNIWVSPFWEGCVADVVNTVGWDKVLFGSDYPHPEGLAEPKGYWHYAEGMDVRRTYDFMGDNARRFMGLPIANPDPDAVHPPELVAPGS, translated from the coding sequence ATGACATCACCCAGGACATCACCCAGCGAGCAGTTCCGGGACGCACCGATCTTCGATGCCGACCAGCACATGTACGAGACCGCCGAGGCGCTCACCAAGTACCTGCCCGAGCGCTACCAGCGTGCCGTGCAGTATGCGCAGATCGGCAGGCAGACCCGGATCATCATCAACAACAAGGTCACCGACTTCATCCCGAACCCCACCTTCGAGCGGGTCGCCGCGCCGGGGGCGCACGAGAAGTTCTTCGCCGGCAGGAACACCGAGGGCCTGACGCTGCGCGAGATGCAGGGCAAGGCCATCGAGGCGCCCGCGGCCACCCGCAATCCCGAGGACCGGGTTGCCGAACTCGACCGGCAGGGCGTCGTCGAGGCCCTGAACTATCCGACCCTGGCGAGCCTGGTCGAGCACTCCAGCGCCGACGATCCGCAACTGACGCTGGCCATCATCCACGCGCTCAACCAGTGGATGGCCGAGCACTGGACCTTCAGCTACGCCGACCGGGTGTTTTCCACGCCGATCCTCAACCTCTCCGAGGTCGATGCCGCCCAGCGTGAACTCGAATACATCCTCGACCAGGGCGCCAAGGTGGCGCTGATCAAGCCCGGCCCGGTCAACGGCCTGCACGGCTGGCGCTCGCCAGCGCTGCCGGAGTTCGACCCGTTCTGGCGCGACGTGGAGGCGGCCGGGCTGCCGATCGTGCTGCACGCCAGCTATCCGCCCCTCGATGACTACGTCAACAGCTGGGAACCGCCGCACACCCAGAACTTCATGGCGCAGAGCGCATTCCGCTGGATGGTGCTGGGACATCGCGAGATCGCCGACATGCTCACCAGCCTGATCTGCCACGGCACCCTGACCCGGTTCCCGAAGCTGCGGATCGCCAGCGTCGAGAACGGCAGCAGCTGGATCTTCCCGCTGTTCAACGACTTCGAAGACCTGGTCAAGAAGATGCCGCAGAACTTCCCCGAGCATCCGCACGACGTGTTCCGCCGCAACATCTGGGTCAGCCCGTTCTGGGAGGGCTGCGTGGCCGACGTCGTCAACACCGTCGGCTGGGACAAGGTGTTGTTCGGCTCGGACTACCCGCACCCGGAGGGGCTGGCCGAACCGAAGGGCTACTGGCACTACGCCGAGGGCATGGACGTGCGCCGGACCTACGACTTCATGGGCGACAACGCCCGCCGGTTCATGGGGCTGCCGATCGCCAACCCCGACCCGGACGCCGTCCACCCGCCCGAACTCGTCGCACCCGGAAGCTGA
- a CDS encoding thiolase family protein: MNEVAIIGVGLHPFGRFEGKSAMQMGVDAITAAVADAGVQWSDVQAATGGSWTVANPDAIVGMVGLTGIPFTNVFNACATAASAAKACADGIRLGDYDIGVAVGLDKHPKGAFTEDPALVGMPRWYAENGQYLTTQFFGMKANRYLHTHGISQATLAKVANKNFRNGALNPNAFRRKPISEEDILNSTMLNYPLTQYMFCAPDEGAAAVVMCRADIAHRYTDKPVYLRAVEVRTRKYGAYEVNTTFAPVDEDVAPTVYAARAAFEKAGIGPEDVDVIQLQDTDAGAEIIHMAECGFCADGEQEKLLADGATEIGGSMPVNTDGGLIANGEPIGASGLRQMHEIVRQLRGEAGERQVPGSPKVGFTQLYGAPGTAAASILTT; the protein is encoded by the coding sequence GTGAACGAAGTGGCCATCATCGGCGTGGGCTTGCACCCATTCGGCCGATTCGAGGGCAAGTCGGCCATGCAGATGGGGGTGGACGCGATTACCGCGGCCGTCGCCGACGCGGGCGTGCAGTGGTCCGACGTGCAGGCCGCCACGGGCGGCAGCTGGACGGTGGCCAACCCGGACGCGATCGTGGGCATGGTGGGCCTGACCGGCATCCCGTTCACCAACGTGTTCAACGCCTGCGCCACGGCGGCGAGCGCGGCGAAGGCCTGCGCCGACGGTATCCGGCTGGGAGACTATGACATTGGCGTGGCCGTCGGCCTCGACAAGCATCCCAAGGGTGCCTTCACCGAGGACCCTGCCCTGGTCGGGATGCCCCGGTGGTACGCCGAGAACGGGCAGTACCTCACCACCCAGTTCTTCGGTATGAAGGCCAACCGCTATCTGCACACCCACGGCATCTCCCAGGCCACGCTGGCCAAGGTGGCGAACAAGAACTTCCGCAACGGCGCGCTGAACCCCAACGCGTTCCGGCGCAAGCCGATCTCCGAAGAGGACATCCTCAACTCGACGATGCTGAACTACCCGCTGACGCAGTACATGTTCTGCGCGCCCGACGAGGGGGCCGCGGCCGTGGTGATGTGTCGCGCGGACATCGCGCACCGCTACACCGACAAGCCGGTGTACCTCCGCGCCGTCGAGGTCCGCACCCGCAAGTACGGCGCTTACGAGGTCAACACCACGTTCGCGCCGGTCGACGAGGACGTCGCGCCCACCGTGTACGCGGCCCGCGCCGCGTTCGAGAAGGCCGGGATCGGGCCCGAGGACGTCGACGTCATCCAGCTGCAGGACACCGACGCCGGCGCCGAGATCATCCACATGGCCGAGTGCGGGTTCTGCGCCGACGGCGAGCAGGAGAAGCTGCTGGCCGACGGGGCCACCGAGATCGGCGGGTCCATGCCGGTCAACACCGACGGCGGGCTGATCGCCAACGGCGAACCCATCGGCGCCTCCGGGCTGCGGCAGATGCACGAGATCGTCCGGCAACTCCGCGGCGAAGCCGGCGAGCGGCAGGTCCCCGGTTCGCCCAAGGTCGGTTTCACCCAGCTCTACGGCGCGCCGGGCACCGCCGCGGCCAGCATCCTCACCACCTAG